Proteins encoded within one genomic window of Diorhabda sublineata isolate icDioSubl1.1 chromosome 1, icDioSubl1.1, whole genome shotgun sequence:
- the LOC130448641 gene encoding uncharacterized protein LOC130448641 codes for MFSKIITITIIVIVSTRIDQMLSRKVSIETQYLIRCSNPDLKPVHDILTRMDLTRVNRTTMVLSYDIDVRDNDKLEMTILLQKFSNGVWLKQPFIPYIPEPCKLWLRLFSGTMNDVIGKNGTCPLPPGHYSTERILHKREEFETGIPISGRLKFELVVRKIVTKEIIFCVEGVVILT; via the exons atgttttctaaaataataacgATTACCATTATCGTTATAGTTAGTACGAGAATCGATCAAATG CTTTCGCGAAAAGTCTCAATAGAAACTCAATATCTGATCCGTTGTTCTAACCCCGATTTGAAGCCCGTTCACGATATTTTGACCAGGATGGATTTAACTAGAGTGAACCGGACGACGATGGTTTTAAGTTACGACATCGACGTAAGAGATAATGATAAACTCGAA aTGACTATTTTGTTGCAAAAATTTTCTAACGGGGTTTGGTTGAAACAGCCGTTCATACCGTATATTCCGGAACCGTGTAAATTGTGGTTGAGGTTATTTTCGGGTACGATGAACGATGTTATTGGAAAAAATGGAACGTGTCCATTACCACCT GGACACTATTCCACTGAAAGAATCCTACACAAACGAGAAGAATTCGAAACCGGTATACCGATATCAGgaaggttgaaattcgaattaGTTGTACGAAAAATagtaacaaaagaaataatattttgtgtcGAAGGTGTCGTCATTTTAacgtaa